From Streptomyces asiaticus, one genomic window encodes:
- the rfaE2 gene encoding D-glycero-beta-D-manno-heptose 1-phosphate adenylyltransferase has translation MTPAAPRPLVVVGDVLLDQDIDGEATRLTPDAPAPVIDVDVDRSRPGGAGLAATLAARQGREVVLVTALGDDTASQTVRNALTPGVRLVELPLEGTLPVKTRIRAGGRPLVRVDRGGGTPGNPGPDALAALRDARAVLVADYGRGTAAALRRQLGAAARRVPLVWDPHPRGEQPVPGARLATPSAAEARALLGSARHALSGDADSLHAHGGRGARLAERWRAAAVAVTLGELGAVLALPHRENPMYVPAPHLAQGDPCGAGDCFAATAAGALADGALPEEAVQLAVAEAAAFVTAGGAGNPALWDLPGGPGPHPTELRRPADAHALAEAVRARGGTVVATGGCFDLLHAGHVGLLQNARRIGDCLIVCVNSDASVGRLKGPGRPINPVADRIRVLSGLGCVDAVAVFDEDTPEPLLRQLRPDVWVKGGDYSADALPETAVLRDWGGRALVLPYLDGRSTTELARRAALGPHTSTQPATSPLHPRQ, from the coding sequence ATGACCCCCGCCGCCCCGCGACCGCTCGTCGTCGTCGGAGACGTCCTGCTGGACCAGGACATCGACGGCGAGGCCACCCGCCTGACGCCGGACGCACCGGCACCCGTCATCGATGTGGACGTGGACCGAAGCCGCCCCGGGGGAGCGGGACTCGCCGCCACGCTCGCCGCGCGCCAGGGCCGTGAGGTCGTCCTGGTCACGGCGCTGGGCGACGACACCGCGAGCCAGACCGTGCGGAACGCGCTGACCCCGGGCGTGCGGCTGGTGGAGCTGCCGCTGGAGGGCACTCTTCCGGTCAAGACCCGTATCCGCGCCGGGGGCCGCCCGTTGGTCCGGGTCGATCGCGGCGGCGGCACCCCCGGGAATCCCGGCCCGGACGCTCTCGCCGCGCTCCGGGACGCCCGCGCCGTCCTGGTGGCAGATTACGGCCGCGGCACGGCCGCCGCGCTGCGGCGGCAACTGGGCGCCGCCGCCCGCCGGGTGCCCCTGGTCTGGGATCCGCATCCACGCGGTGAGCAGCCCGTGCCCGGCGCACGGCTCGCCACGCCCAGCGCCGCCGAGGCCCGCGCCCTGCTCGGCTCGGCCCGCCACGCCCTGTCCGGCGACGCAGACTCGCTGCACGCGCACGGCGGCCGGGGCGCCCGCCTCGCCGAACGCTGGCGGGCCGCGGCGGTCGCCGTGACCCTCGGCGAACTCGGCGCGGTGCTGGCCCTCCCGCACCGGGAGAACCCCATGTACGTGCCCGCGCCCCACCTGGCCCAGGGTGACCCCTGCGGTGCCGGTGACTGCTTCGCCGCCACCGCGGCCGGGGCGCTGGCCGACGGGGCGCTCCCGGAGGAGGCGGTGCAGCTCGCCGTCGCCGAGGCGGCCGCGTTCGTCACGGCGGGCGGCGCCGGGAACCCCGCCCTCTGGGATCTCCCGGGCGGCCCCGGGCCCCACCCCACCGAGCTCCGCCGCCCCGCCGACGCCCACGCCCTCGCCGAGGCCGTCCGCGCCCGCGGCGGTACGGTCGTCGCCACCGGCGGCTGCTTCGACCTGCTGCACGCCGGGCACGTCGGGCTGCTACAGAACGCCCGCCGCATCGGCGACTGCCTCATCGTCTGCGTCAACTCCGACGCCTCCGTGGGGCGCCTCAAGGGGCCCGGCAGGCCCATCAACCCGGTGGCCGACCGGATCCGCGTCCTGTCCGGACTCGGCTGTGTGGACGCCGTCGCCGTCTTCGACGAGGACACCCCCGAACCCTTGCTACGGCAGCTGCGCCCCGATGTATGGGTCAAGGGCGGCGACTACAGCGCGGACGCCCTGCCCGAGACGGCCGTACTGCGCGACTGGGGCGGCCGGGCCCTCGTCCTGCCCTACCTGGACGGCCGCTCCACCACCGAACTGGCCCGCCGAGCCGCCCTGGGTCCCCACACCTCCACCCAGCCCGCCACGTCACCCCTCCACCCCCGCCAATGA
- a CDS encoding glycosyltransferase, whose protein sequence is MNVLLWHVHGSWTTAFVQGPHRCLVPVLPGRGPDGRGRARTYTWPDTVTEVTPEELRDAPVDLVVLQRPHEAELARRWLGGRRPGRDVPAVYLEHNAPEGDVPGTRHPCADRDDLTLVHVTHFNRLFWDSGRAPTTVIEHGIVDPGHRYTGELTRAAVVVNEPIRRGRHTGTDLLPALSDAAPLDVFGMATEGLADHLGLPPDRCRAHDLPQAELHTAMARRRVYLHPVRWTSLGLSLLEAMHLGLPVVALAATEAVEAVPAGAGVLSTRPDVLARAVRRYLRDPDAAAEDGARARRAALDAYGLKRFLDDWERLMEEVTR, encoded by the coding sequence ATGAACGTCCTCCTGTGGCATGTGCACGGCTCCTGGACCACGGCCTTCGTCCAGGGCCCGCACCGCTGCCTGGTCCCCGTCCTCCCCGGCCGGGGCCCGGACGGACGCGGCCGGGCCCGCACCTACACCTGGCCCGACACGGTCACCGAGGTCACCCCGGAGGAGCTGCGGGACGCCCCCGTGGACCTGGTCGTCCTCCAGCGGCCCCACGAGGCCGAGCTGGCGAGGCGCTGGCTCGGCGGCCGCCGCCCCGGGCGCGATGTGCCCGCCGTCTACCTGGAGCACAACGCGCCGGAGGGAGACGTCCCCGGCACCCGCCACCCCTGCGCCGACCGCGACGACCTCACCCTCGTCCACGTCACCCACTTCAACCGGCTCTTCTGGGACAGCGGCCGCGCCCCCACCACCGTCATCGAGCACGGCATCGTCGACCCCGGCCACCGCTACACCGGGGAGCTGACCCGCGCCGCCGTCGTCGTCAACGAACCGATCCGACGCGGCCGCCACACCGGCACCGATCTGCTGCCCGCCCTCAGCGACGCCGCCCCGCTGGACGTCTTCGGCATGGCGACCGAAGGACTCGCCGACCATCTCGGCCTGCCCCCCGACCGCTGCCGCGCCCACGACCTCCCCCAGGCCGAGCTGCACACCGCCATGGCGCGCCGCCGGGTGTATCTGCACCCCGTGCGCTGGACCTCGCTCGGTCTCTCCCTCCTGGAAGCCATGCACTTGGGGCTGCCCGTCGTCGCCCTGGCCGCCACCGAGGCCGTCGAGGCGGTGCCGGCCGGGGCCGGGGTGCTCTCCACCCGCCCCGACGTCCTCGCCCGCGCGGTCCGCCGCTATCTGCGGGACCCCGACGCCGCCGCCGAGGACGGGGCACGGGCCCGCCGGGCGGCGCTCGACGCCTACGGACTCAAACGCTTCCTGGACGACTGGGAGCGGCTCATGGAGGAGGTGACCCGATGA
- a CDS encoding glycosyltransferase, with the protein MTPRHGPPEHLDIALVSEHASPLAPLGGVDAGGQNVHVARLAAALADRGHRVRVYTRRDAPHLPVTVRPHPGVEVRHVPAGPVRPLPKDDLLPYMRRFGAYLESEWRGAPPDLVHSHFWMSGVASLQATRALGLPLAHTYHALGTVKRRHQKDADTSPADRVPWETAVGEGCDRIVATCRDEVGELAAMGLDPERITVVPCGVDPRLFTPAGPAAPRPARRALLAQIGRLVPRKGAAVSIAALTLLPDAELVIAGGPPSAQLSDDPEARRLRRLADRLGVADRVRLTGGLPPERMPELLRAADLVLCPADYEPFGIVPLEAMSCGTPVVASAVGGQCDTVADPGTGRLVPPRDPVALAEAAAALLARPAARAACGEAGRRRVLTRYSWNRVAAATEAVYHDVLTPHQAPVTEAA; encoded by the coding sequence ATGACTCCGCGCCACGGACCGCCCGAGCACCTGGACATCGCACTCGTCTCGGAGCACGCCAGCCCGCTCGCCCCGCTCGGCGGGGTGGACGCCGGCGGCCAGAACGTCCATGTCGCCCGGCTCGCCGCGGCCCTCGCCGACCGTGGCCACCGCGTCCGCGTCTACACCCGCCGCGACGCCCCCCACCTGCCCGTGACCGTCCGCCCGCACCCGGGCGTCGAGGTGCGGCACGTCCCCGCGGGCCCCGTCCGGCCACTTCCCAAGGACGACCTCCTGCCGTACATGCGGCGGTTCGGCGCCTATCTGGAAAGCGAATGGCGGGGCGCGCCACCCGATCTGGTGCACTCCCACTTCTGGATGTCCGGCGTCGCCTCGCTCCAGGCCACCCGCGCCCTCGGACTGCCGCTCGCGCACACCTACCACGCGCTGGGCACCGTCAAGCGGCGCCACCAGAAGGACGCCGACACCAGCCCTGCCGACCGCGTCCCCTGGGAGACCGCCGTCGGGGAGGGCTGCGACCGGATCGTGGCCACCTGCCGCGACGAGGTCGGCGAACTGGCCGCCATGGGGCTGGACCCCGAGCGGATCACCGTCGTGCCCTGCGGAGTCGACCCGCGGCTGTTCACCCCGGCCGGGCCGGCGGCGCCCCGCCCGGCCCGCCGGGCCCTGCTCGCCCAGATCGGACGGCTCGTACCGCGCAAGGGGGCCGCCGTCTCCATCGCCGCGCTCACCCTGCTGCCGGACGCCGAACTCGTCATCGCCGGAGGACCGCCGTCCGCCCAGCTGAGCGATGACCCCGAGGCACGGCGGCTGCGGCGGCTCGCCGACCGCCTCGGCGTCGCCGACCGGGTCCGGCTCACCGGCGGACTGCCGCCGGAGCGGATGCCCGAACTGCTGCGCGCCGCCGACCTCGTGCTGTGCCCCGCCGACTACGAGCCCTTCGGGATCGTCCCCCTGGAGGCCATGAGCTGCGGAACGCCCGTCGTCGCCTCCGCCGTCGGCGGACAGTGCGACACCGTCGCCGACCCCGGCACCGGCCGGCTCGTCCCGCCCCGCGACCCGGTCGCCCTCGCCGAGGCCGCCGCCGCGCTCCTCGCCCGCCCGGCGGCGCGCGCGGCCTGCGGCGAGGCGGGCCGCCGGCGGGTGCTGACCCGTTACAGCTGGAACCGGGTGGCCGCCGCCACCGAGGCCGTGTACCACGACGTCCTGACCCCGCACCAGGCACCCGTCACGGAGGCGGCATGA
- a CDS encoding SIS domain-containing protein yields the protein MSTRDRPQSRPLPRDAGVSDTGSRARRPSPSGYAPAGTDTVDRLRAAHAHCQSLQDALVALRDHGLEQMAEWGRHLAAILPVGGRLLAAGNGGSAAQAQHLTAELVGRYQRERSAYSAIALHADTSAVTAIGNDYGFEELYARQVAAHGRPGDVLMLMSTSGRSPNLLAAADTGRAAGLSVWAMTGPRPNPLAFRADDALCIGSDSTATVQEAHLVALHLLCETFDHEIGVVDGAVPADGVVTPYSSS from the coding sequence ATGAGCACCCGCGATCGTCCCCAGTCCCGCCCCCTGCCCCGGGACGCGGGGGTATCGGACACCGGCTCCCGCGCCCGTCGTCCGTCCCCGTCCGGATACGCGCCCGCGGGGACGGACACCGTCGACCGGCTGCGCGCCGCCCACGCCCACTGCCAGTCGCTCCAGGACGCGCTGGTGGCACTGCGCGACCACGGTCTGGAACAGATGGCCGAGTGGGGCCGCCACCTCGCCGCCATCCTCCCCGTCGGCGGCCGGCTGCTGGCCGCGGGCAACGGCGGCAGCGCCGCCCAGGCCCAGCACCTCACCGCCGAACTCGTCGGGCGCTACCAGCGGGAGCGGTCGGCGTACTCGGCCATCGCCCTGCACGCCGACACCTCCGCCGTCACCGCCATCGGCAACGACTACGGCTTCGAGGAGCTGTACGCCCGTCAGGTGGCCGCGCACGGCAGGCCCGGCGATGTGCTGATGCTGATGTCCACCTCCGGCCGCAGCCCCAACCTGCTGGCCGCCGCCGACACCGGCCGGGCCGCCGGACTGTCCGTGTGGGCCATGACCGGCCCCCGGCCCAACCCGCTGGCCTTCCGCGCCGACGATGCCCTGTGCATCGGCTCCGACTCCACCGCCACCGTCCAGGAGGCGCATCTGGTCGCCCTGCATCTGCTGTGCGAGACCTTCGACCACGAGATCGGGGTGGTGGACGGGGCGGTGCCCGCGGACGGGGTGGTGACGCCGTATTCGTCCTCATGA
- a CDS encoding glycosyltransferase family 9 protein produces the protein MSARHTGPRTLVVRLDSAGDVLLAGPAVRAVAAGSAYTAMLCGPLGEPAARMLPGLDEVLVHDAPWVGFEAPPVRRELIDALVDCLAARRFDRALILSSYHQSPLPAALLLKLAGIPWTAADSEHYPGTLLDLRHRRAPHRHEARAALDLAEASGFALPPGDEGALALTALPDTAPLTGTDPYVVVHPGAAVPARAWSPARAARAVAALEEAGHRVVVTGGPAEKELTADIADGIALDLGGRTSFPELAGVLAGADVVVTGNTGPSHLAAAVGTPVVCLFAPVVPAERWAPYRVPHRLLGRQDAACAGSRARVCPVPGHPCLDSVTDAEVLAAVAALSEPDGTALTAPDVAAPSEPDGADVAAPAAPNGADDDRKEPE, from the coding sequence ATGAGCGCCCGCCACACCGGTCCGCGCACCCTCGTCGTGCGGCTCGACAGCGCGGGAGACGTGCTGCTGGCCGGGCCCGCCGTACGGGCGGTGGCCGCCGGGTCGGCGTACACCGCGATGCTGTGCGGCCCGCTCGGCGAGCCCGCCGCCCGGATGCTGCCCGGCCTCGACGAGGTGCTGGTCCATGACGCGCCCTGGGTGGGCTTCGAGGCCCCGCCGGTGCGCCGCGAGCTCATCGACGCCCTCGTGGACTGCCTGGCCGCCCGCCGCTTCGACCGCGCGCTGATCCTCTCCTCGTACCACCAGAGCCCGCTGCCCGCCGCACTGCTGCTGAAGCTGGCCGGAATCCCCTGGACCGCCGCCGACAGCGAGCACTATCCCGGCACCCTGCTGGACCTGCGCCACCGGCGCGCGCCCCACCGCCACGAGGCGCGGGCCGCGCTCGACCTGGCCGAGGCGTCCGGCTTCGCCCTCCCGCCCGGCGACGAGGGCGCGCTGGCCCTGACCGCGCTGCCCGACACCGCCCCGCTCACCGGCACCGACCCCTATGTGGTGGTCCACCCCGGAGCCGCCGTGCCCGCCCGCGCCTGGAGCCCCGCGCGGGCCGCCCGGGCGGTGGCCGCGCTGGAGGAGGCCGGCCACCGCGTGGTGGTCACCGGCGGCCCGGCCGAGAAGGAGCTGACGGCCGACATCGCCGACGGCATCGCCCTCGACCTCGGCGGCCGCACCTCCTTCCCCGAACTGGCCGGAGTGCTCGCGGGCGCCGACGTGGTGGTGACCGGAAACACCGGGCCCTCCCATCTGGCCGCCGCCGTCGGCACCCCGGTCGTCTGCCTCTTCGCGCCCGTCGTCCCCGCCGAGCGCTGGGCCCCCTACCGGGTGCCGCACCGGCTGCTGGGCCGCCAGGACGCGGCGTGCGCGGGCAGCCGCGCCCGGGTCTGCCCGGTGCCGGGCCACCCCTGCCTGGACTCCGTCACCGACGCCGAGGTGCTCGCCGCCGTGGCCGCGCTGTCTGAGCCGGACGGGACCGCGCTGACGGCGCCGGACGTGGCCGCGCCGTCTGAGCCGGACGGAGCCGACGTGGCCGCCCCGGCGGCGCCGAACGGAGCCGACGACGACCGTAAGGAGCCCGAATGA
- a CDS encoding glycosyltransferase family 9 protein: MTGRPAADGPGSPDHPASETPGRPAADRPRLVVLRALGLGDLLTAVPALRALRRAHPGHELLLVAPARQAHAALATGAVDRVIPASAPGRAVPGRIDWSGPPPDVAVDLHGNGPASHRPLSRLRPARLLAYAHPPERTAGPPWREDEHERDRWCRLLSWYGIPADPQDLRIRAPERPSPAPGAVVIHPGADAAARRWPAARFAAVGAALRAAGHRIVITAGAGEAGLAQDVARRAGLPGSAVLGGDTDPPFAELAALVGQARAVIVGDTGLAHLATAVGTPSVVLFGPVAPRLWGPPPGPPHRALWHPDDDAARPGDAHGNVPDERLLRITVPEVLEALTRLPGPARLALTGAGG; encoded by the coding sequence ATGACCGGCCGCCCTGCCGCCGACGGCCCCGGCAGCCCTGACCATCCCGCGTCCGAGACCCCCGGCCGCCCTGCCGCCGACCGCCCGCGGCTGGTGGTCCTACGGGCCCTCGGGCTCGGCGATCTGCTCACCGCCGTGCCCGCCCTGCGCGCGCTGCGGCGGGCCCATCCCGGCCATGAACTGCTGCTCGTCGCGCCCGCCCGGCAGGCCCACGCCGCCCTCGCCACGGGAGCCGTCGACCGGGTGATCCCCGCCTCGGCCCCCGGCCGGGCCGTCCCCGGCCGGATCGACTGGAGCGGGCCGCCGCCCGATGTCGCGGTGGACCTCCACGGCAACGGCCCGGCCAGCCACCGCCCGCTGTCCCGGCTGCGCCCGGCCCGGCTGCTGGCCTACGCCCACCCCCCGGAGCGGACCGCCGGGCCCCCGTGGCGCGAGGACGAGCACGAGCGGGACCGCTGGTGCCGTCTGCTCTCCTGGTACGGCATCCCTGCCGATCCCCAGGACCTGCGCATCCGCGCACCCGAGCGCCCCTCGCCCGCGCCGGGCGCCGTGGTGATCCACCCCGGTGCGGACGCGGCGGCGCGCCGGTGGCCGGCCGCGCGGTTCGCGGCCGTGGGCGCCGCGCTGCGCGCCGCCGGCCACCGGATCGTGATTACCGCCGGCGCCGGGGAGGCCGGCCTGGCCCAGGACGTGGCGCGGCGCGCCGGGCTGCCCGGGTCGGCCGTGCTGGGCGGCGACACCGACCCGCCGTTCGCCGAACTGGCCGCGCTGGTGGGCCAGGCGCGTGCGGTGATCGTCGGCGACACCGGTCTGGCGCATCTGGCGACCGCCGTGGGCACACCGTCCGTCGTCCTCTTCGGCCCGGTTGCCCCCAGGCTGTGGGGCCCGCCGCCCGGCCCGCCGCACCGGGCGCTCTGGCACCCGGACGATGACGCCGCCCGCCCGGGTGACGCCCACGGAAACGTCCCGGACGAGCGGCTGTTGCGGATCACGGTGCCAGAGGTCCTGGAGGCCCTCACCCGGCTCCCCGGCCCCGCGCGGCTCGCGCTCACCGGCGCCGGAGGCTGA
- a CDS encoding D-glycero-alpha-D-manno-heptose-1,7-bisphosphate 7-phosphatase, protein MLFDRDGTLIQDVPYNGDPARVRLMPHARAAVDAVREWGVPVGVVTNQSGVARGLLTPGAVEAVMRRVEELLGPFDIWAVCPHGPADRCGCRKPAPGLIHAACAALGTDPRRAVVLGDIGADLAAARAAGARGVLVPNAVTRPEEIAYAARTAPDLLTAVRGLPVRAGDAP, encoded by the coding sequence GTGCTCTTCGACCGGGACGGCACGCTGATCCAGGACGTCCCCTACAACGGCGATCCCGCCCGGGTGCGGCTCATGCCGCACGCCAGGGCCGCGGTCGACGCGGTACGGGAGTGGGGCGTCCCGGTCGGGGTGGTCACCAACCAGTCGGGCGTCGCCCGCGGCCTGCTCACCCCCGGCGCGGTCGAGGCCGTCATGCGGCGGGTCGAGGAGCTGCTGGGACCCTTCGACATCTGGGCGGTGTGCCCCCATGGCCCCGCCGACCGCTGCGGGTGCCGCAAGCCCGCCCCCGGGCTGATCCACGCCGCGTGCGCGGCGCTGGGCACCGATCCGCGCAGGGCCGTCGTCCTCGGCGACATCGGCGCGGACCTGGCGGCGGCCCGCGCGGCGGGCGCCCGAGGCGTCCTCGTCCCCAACGCGGTGACCCGCCCGGAGGAGATCGCGTACGCCGCACGGACCGCACCGGACCTCCTGACGGCCGTACGGGGGCTGCCCGTCAGGGCGGGAGACGCCCCATGA